In the Treponema maltophilum ATCC 51939 genome, GGCTATAAAATTGACCGGTTTGGGATTGCCTTCGGAAATGAAAGCGTATATGCCTTCTTCTCCGAGCGACAACGAATTTGCAAGCGTATGCCCCTATATGTTCCTGTGGGACGTTATAGACTTGGGTTACACCGCCGCCGTTGCCGTGGATTCTTTGTGCAAGGGAACGTATAATTCCGCCGTCGGAAAAGAATTGAAAGTACCCGCTTACGGCGAATATCCCGACCGCGTAATGAAAACCATTCCCGATCCCGATGCTCCCGGCGGAACGCTGATTTCCGTAGGCGCACCGTATTCTTTCCACAAAGGCAATATGGCCGTGTGGATCAAGCGCTTATAATCGCGATAAGCATGTTGCAATAATCGATCGACAAGGCTGCCTTGAATGAGTTTTCTTTCGGGGCAGCCTTATTTTATGGAAACCTATCCTGTGAGGGAAAATATGGAAAAAGCTTTTAAAATGAAATTAAAGCCGGGCTGCAAAGCCGAATATAAAAAACGCCACGATGCCATTTGGCCGGAACTGAAAAAAGCCATCAGCGAGTCCGGCGTATACGATTATTCCATCTATTTGGACGAAGAAACGTTGACGCTCTTTGCCGTTCAAAAGGTAAAGCCCGGTTCAAATCCCGATAAGCAAAAAGACATGGAAATAGTCCGCAAATGGTGGGATATGATGGCCGATATTATGGACGTTAATCCCGATAATTCGCCCGTATGCACGGATTTACCCTGCATGTTTCACATGGACTGACGGCTGCCTTTTTCTTCGGCATCCTGCGCGATTAAAAAGCGCAGCGCTTCCACTGCGGCACGGATTGCCGTATCCGTATCGTGCACAATCGGATTGTCCATGCCGGCTTTGTTCCGTTCCTGATTGCCGACAACCGAAAAAACCGAACCGCAGCGTACGCGCAAATAATCGGCTACGATAAAAAGCGCCGCCGATTCCATTTCCGATGCCTTACAGCCCATGCGCAGCCACGCCTGCCATTTTTGTTCCAATTCGTAGCTGACGGGTTTCGTTTCCGGCTCGTGCTGGCCGTAAAAGGCGTCTTTGCACTGCACAATGCCGGCATGATAGACCGCGTTGAGTTTTTTTGCCGCCTTTATGAGCGCGTTTGTAACGTCCAAATTTGCGACGGCCGGAAATTCAATCGGAGCATATTCTTTGCTGGTTCCTTCGGCACGGATTGCGCCGGTAGCGATAACGATGTCGCCGCCCTTTACGTTTAAGTCCATACCGCCGCAGGTTCCTATGCGTATAAAAGTGTCGGCGCCGCAGCGTACCAGTTCTTCCATCGCGATGGACGCAGAGGGCCCGCCGATACCGGTTGAGGTAACGCTTACTTTTTCGCCGTCCAAAGTACCGGTGTAGGTAACGTATTCGCGGCTGTCGGCAATAAACTTCGGTTCTTCAAAATACTGCGCGATTTTTCCGCAGCGCTTCGGATCGCCGGGCATAATGACATAGCGTCCCACATCCCCCGGCCGTATCTGCACATGATATTGTAAACCGACTTCTCCCGAATAATTTTGCATAAAACCTCCCGTAAAAAACCGTATACTAAAATAATTTGTAAAAAGTATAATCCATGTCATGCCGGATGTCTATGATGAACCGAATCCTCAGCATAAAAAATGATATAAAAAGACAAAAACAAAGTGCATTTCTGCTCAAAAATCTAGGGCTTTCCGGGAAAAAGGGACTCGGCATGAATGAAGAATTAAAAAAATACCGTCTTATGAGAAAGATGGATTTTGCCCGCATATGACGGGAGGGAGGGGGCAGTATGGTGTAAAGTCAATAAGCGCCGCGTATCAGCAAGGCCCTGACCGCGAGGCGTTTTACGCGTTTTTCTCAGGTGATTTTGCCCAAAAAGCGTAACCGCGCCGCATGCGGGCAGAGGCATTGCTGTACACATCACTTTTTGCCGATTTTCATTCATACCGAATCCTTGTTGTATTGGCAAAAGAGCGCCGAATGTGCTATTGTTTTGCGTGAATCGAAAATGAAGAAAATCCTTTTTACCGCCGCGCCTCTTTTAATTCTGCTTTTTGTAAGCTTTGCCGGCCGTCCTCCTGCGGATCCTGCATATAGCGAAAACGGTTCTTTATATTTGGGAAATCCGAGCGGCGCCGTTCGGGACGAGCAAAATCATGCGGACAATTATCTTATGATAAAAAATACGTACGCGCTTTCGTACAACAATGCCGCCTTGCAGCCGAATTGGGTAAGCTGGCACTTGGACGCTTCCGACCTCGGCGATATAAAACGGCAAAGCGACTTCCGTGCCGACGACGAACTTCCCGATTCGTGGTACGCCGTAAAAGAATCGGATTACGGCTATAAAGAATACGGTTTCGATCGGGGGCATATGTGCCCGTCGGCGGACCGCTCGAAAAACGTTCGGGATAATTCCGAAACGTTTTTAATGACGAATATGGTTCCGCAAACGCCGAACAACAACCGCATTGTGTGGCGCTTGCTCGAAGAATACGAACGCTCGTTGGCGGCCGAAGGCTGTGAGCTGTACATTGTATGCGGGCAGGCGGGAAGCGGCGGAACTTCGGATAAGGGCTTTTTTTCCGAAATTCCCGTTCCCGATTCCGGCCGCGCTATAAAAATTCCGTCGTACGTGTGGAAGGTTCTTTTGGTTTTGGAAAACGGAACGGACGACCTTAAGCGTATAAGTGCGGATACGCGCGTTATCGCCGTTTTGATTCCGAACACGGTCGAATGCGCCGAAAAAAAGTGGCAGGATTATTCCGTGAGCGTCGATGCGCTGGAAGCGCTTACCGGTTATGATTTTTTTTCGGCCGTCCCCGATGAGATAGAACGGCAGCTTGAAGATTAAAGATAGGAAACTTAAAAATAAGATAAAGTGCCGGCCTTGCTTTTTTTGTGCCGTTACTTTCCCGCACGAAATGTGTTTTTCTACTAGGATATTTTCATAAAACATGCTATAGTAATGCAGTTTCGGGGAGAAAATTATGAAAGCAAACAAATTTATCGATCACACAATACTTAAAGCGGATGCGGTTGAAAAAGATATTATTCGTTTATGCGCGGAAGCCAAAGAATACGGATTTTATTCGGTGTGCGTAAATTCGTGCTGGGTGCCGCTTGCCGCGAAGGAACTGAAGGGCTCTCCCGTTAAGGTTTGTTCGGTTGTCGCTTTTCCGTTGGGCGCGATGTCGTATGCGGCGAAGGTTTTTGAAGCGAAAAACGCCGTGGAACAGGGCGCCGATGAAATCGATATGGTTATCAATATCGGTTTATTAAAAGATAAAAAATATTCCGAAACGGAAAACGAAATCCGCGCGGTTAAACAGGCGATAGGCGACCGCGTGTTAAAAGTCATCATTGAAACCTGTTATTTAACCGATGAAGAAAAAAGAAAGGTATGCCAGCTTGCCGTGTCGGCGCGCGCCGATTTTGTAAAAACGTCCACCGGCTTCGGTACGGGCGGCGCAACCGTTGCAGACGTACAGCTTATGCTCGACACTGTTCAGGGAAATGCCCTCGTAAAAGCGTCCGGCGGTATTCGCGACGCCGCTACCGCCGAAAAATATTTGAAAATGGGCGTTATGCGCTTGGGCACCAGCAACGGTATAAAAATCGTAAAAGGCGAATAAATGATTTCCGACGAAGATTTGGTAAAAGAGGCGTGCAAAGCGCGCGAAAAAGCGTACGTGCCGTATTCCCGTTTTAAAGTAGGCGCCGCCTTGCTTACAAAAGACGGCAAAGTATATCACGGCTGCAATATCGAAAACGCTTCTTACGGGCTGACGAATTGTGCCGAGCGCAGCGCTTTTTTTTCCGCCCTGTCGGACGGCTGCCGTGCGGGCGAGTTTGTAAAACTTGCCGTAGTCGGTCAAACCGATGACGTTATTTCGCCCTGCGGAGCCTGCCGTCAGGTTATTTCCGAACTTGCGGGAAAAGATTGTCAAATTATTTTGGCAAACCTGAACGGCAAAATCAAAAAAACCGTTATTGCGGAGCTTTTACCCGGCGCCTTCAGTTCCGCGGATTTATAAGTAAAAAGAACCGCCCGAACGAGCCGGGTGCGGCCGCGTTTAATGTTTGTGCGCTTCGAGCCGGCGGCTTTTTGCCGTTACGCGCGGAACCTCGATTTTTAAAACGGTTACCGCGGCGGCCATTTGCGCCGATACGGTAAAATCCCTGTCCGTTTGCGTTTTCATAATACATTCAAGACCGAAAATCTTTTCATCGCCGTTTTCGACGATTTGTGCCGTTCCTTCTCCCATAACGCTTGCGTAGGCCGAACCGTATTTGCACGGGATTTCTCCGCCCGAAATCGGCGCGATGTCCGTGTCGATTTCAATAAAAACCTGCGGATTCTTTTTTATAAAATCGAGCTTTCGGCCTTCGTTTGCGCAATGAAGATACAGCGTCAATATTCCGTCGTTGAACAGCGCGCCGTAGTGAAGCGGCACCACGTAAGGGCGGCCTCCGTCGGCCATGCCGACATGTACGATCTTCGCTTTTTCTACAATGCGCGCAATCTGTGCAGGATCCGTAACTTCCCGATCTGTTCTTCTCATAAAAGATTCTTCCCGGCGTTTACTATAACGGAACGCGGAATTTTTGTTAAGAGGCGGAAAAAGCGGATTTTACGTCTTTTACCCATGCGTCGATTTTTTCCACAGACTTGGCGTCGCCCTTGTCCAAACAAAGCCCGAGCATTTTTTGTCCTTTTTGCATGCGCGAAAACGTAAAATTATAGCCGCTTGCGTTCACGCTGCCTACAAAGCGGGCGCCGGAAAACCGGAGTTTGTCGAAAAAGTCCGCTGCGCCGGAACAAAAGCTGTCGGGGTGGCGTTCCTGACTGCCGACTCCGACGACGGCAACGATTTTTTTTGAAAAATCGACGGTATGCAAAAGTTTTACCTTACTTCCCCAATCTTCCGCCAAAGAGCCGAAAAAGTAATTCGACGACATCAAAATCACATTCCGATAGTCCGCAATCACGTCGACGTCCGTTTCTTTCATATTGTGCACGTCGGCGCCCAGTTTTTCCGCAATTTGCTTTGCAAAAGCTTCCGTCGTGCCGCTCTTGCTTGCGTAAAAAATACCCGTTTTATTCATAAGGTTACAACCCCATAATACAATAAAATTTACCATTTTACAAACGGCATGCATATATACTACAACAGCTTTTGCATAAAAGCAATAAAGAATTATGTGCTTGATCGCGTTTCGCTAAAAATGCCGTAAAATTATTGAATGAAAAACCGCAGTGCGGTACAATATGTTAGACGACAATAATTAACGGCGAAGTCCGCCAAGGAGTTTTCGATATGGCAAGCATTCGATATACGCTTACGAAATTTTTATTTAAAAGCCTTGTGCGCCCGATGATGAAAAAGGCCGCCTCCGATCCTGAAAAATTTCTTAAAGAACAGTATAAGGCACAGCAAAAAAAGAAATTACCGCTTTCGGATCTTCACAAAAAATACGACTTCGATGAAAAAACGGCAGGCGAAATTCCGTATTATGCCGTACACAGCCGGCATAAAAAAAGCGGCGGTGCGGGTGCGCAAAAAAAGCTCGTGCTGTACTTTTTCGGCGGCGGCTTTGTGATGTCCGGCGATGCGGGCGATTTCGATTTTGCACAGGATATGGCCGATCAAACGGGAGCCGATGTGTGGATCGTGTGGTATAAACTTTTTCCTAAAACGACGGGAAAAGAACTTATCGAATCGATTATCGACGTTTATAAAGAAGCGCTCGGCTTATACGATGCGAAAGACATCGCCTTTTTCGGTCTGTCGTCCGGCGGCTCTTTGTGCCTTGACATTTGTACATACATTACCGAACAAAAACTCGGCCTTCCGCTTCCGGGCAAACTCATTCCGTTTTCGGCTACGATCCAAATGCCCCCGACAACCGCACAGCTTGACAATATGAAGCGCATCGCAAAAAAAGATGCGATGTTTACCGCAGAATACGTCGAAGCCGCATCAAAGATGATGTCGCTGTGCGGCGCGCTCGGTTTTTTGGGGAATTCCGTTTCATACAGCTGGAAAGGTTTTCCGCGCATCGCGGCCTTTTACGGAACGGACGAAATCTATTATGCCGAACTCGATGCCTTTAAGCAAAAATGTGAAGCGGACGGCGTTGCGCTTGAAATTCATATCGGAAAAGGCATGATGCACACGTGGGCTGCCGCCGGCTGGCTTCCGGAAGCGAAAGAAACGCGCAAAATTATTTACGCGTATATAAAAGAAAACTGAAATTTTTACCGCAGAAATTTTAAGGATATTCCACGCCATATTCGCGCGCAACTTTTTTGTACGCATACAACATATACGCGCCGTAAATCATCGTCGCTACTGCTCCTCCGATTCCCGCCACGGCATACACTTCAAGCCATGTCATTGTTGTCGTAAACGCTAAATACGAGGCCGCCAGCGAAAAGACAATCGGAACAGGCGCGATAAGATAGTCGATTTTTCTGTTCATGATTTTTCCGAGCGGAATAAAGTGCAAGCCGATAATAAGGGTTACGGCGGGAAAAATCAATTTTACAAGATGAACGGCCGAAAGTGTCACGGCAAAAACCGTAATCGCCGAATAGGTAATCGCGCTTACGATACTCATGTTTTTGAGAATCTTTTTTCCCGCATCGGACGGCACCGCTTTAAAACGCTTTGCGTGTTTGATATTTTTTATGCTTGCAAAAACGATGGTTCCGCCGTATGCGACGGTCAGCGCAAATAAAACCCTGCCGAGAGTGCCCCATGCGAAACAAAACCAAACGGAATAGAACAAAGTGAAAACCGCCATCATAATTCCGTAGGGCGCAATGTTTTGCGCAATCTCGCCGAATTCCTGCTTTGTGTCGTTATCCATATTTCCCTCCGAACCTCACAGTATCACAATCACCGCATCTTTTCCAGTGCGTTCAGCACGTTTGCAATATCTCCGTCTATGCATATCGAGCGCTCGCGGATTTCGTCGGGACAGAGCGCTTCGCCGTAATTGATGCACGCGTAAAGCGAACGCGGGTTGTCGGCGCACATGCGCCAAAACGGATATTTGATAATGCCGGGCGTATTCAAGCCGACGCCCAATTCCAAAAAGAGAATGTTTTCGTTTTTATGCGCCGCGATAAAGTTGCCGTAGCGTTCGGAAGCTCGATGCCAACCTTCGTCTTCCACGAATGTTGAATCGCTTCGAAGGTTCATCGACATCGGTTTTCCGCAGCGCGGACAGTACGGAATCAAATCGGACGGAATGCGCATGTCTTTTTGCGTTTCGACCATTTTGCGGACGGCCTCTTCGTTGTCGTAGGTTTTGTCGTGGCAGGGAACGGAACACTGCCATAAGCCGTAATCGCCCTGTGTGTAAAAGAGCCGCGTTTTATCAAAGTCCGCTTTTTGAAAGCAGTGATCGACGTTCGTCGTCAGCACAAAATAATTCTTGCCGGCCGTCAGCTTATGCAGATTTTCGTAGACCGGTTTCGGCGCATCGGTATAGCGGTTTATCATAATGTAGCGGCTCCAATACGCCCAAAATTCTTCGAGCGTTTTAAACGGATAAAAACTGCCCGTATACATATCGGTAAAGCCGTACTTTGCGCGGAAATCCGAAAAATATTTTTCAAAGCGCTCGCCCGAATAAGTGAAGCCTGCGGAAGTTGAAAGTCCCGCGCCGGCTCCGATGAGCACCGTATCCGCTTTCGAAAGCGCGTTGTTCAGCCGCTCAAGAAGCGGCAAGAAATCGTTTGTAAATTCCATAATCTTTTCCTGAATCTTTTCTATAAAAATTTAACGAGCCGGTATGCTGTTTTTTCACCTTTTCTTTTTTTCATTTTGCCGTACCTATGTCTTTATACATATATACTATTCCGATGTTCCTGCCGAATTTCCGCCAACAGTTCTTCAATCTTCCGTATTCAATAAACCCCTGCTTCTTATGAAATGCAATACTTTTTTCATTTTCATCGGATATATCAACGACAAGCTTTTTCATTCCGTGCAGTTTTGCGTCATTTTCCAGCAATGATACGATTTCCCGTCCCACGCCTTTTCCGGTCATTTCCGGTTTAATAAAATACATGCAATCGCCAAGTTCGTTAAATGTTCGGATGTTTTTATATTTTTCCAGCATGCAAAATCCGATAACATCGTTTGAATTATTCATTACCGCGTATGCACTTACAGTATTTTCATCAACGAGGGCATTAAAAAAATCGTAGTCAACCTTTTCGGATCGATATGCGGCAGTCGTATGTTCGATATAATAATTGAAAATATCGATCGTTTCTTTTTTATATTTTGCAGTCAGCCTGTTAAAATAAATATTCATCAGAACCACTCCGTACTTCTTATACAAAAATAGCACAAAAATCTAGTGTTTTCTATACTCATATCAGACTTCGACCGTCTTGACAGCCAAACGTTTTGGTTGTATGTTTATATGTGTTAGCTAACGGTGTATACAAAAAAAGGAATCTATGCCGAGGGACAAAACCGCCAATCATATAAAAATTATAGCCGCAGCAAAAGCCGAATTTATGGAGAAGGGCTTTGATAAGTCCTCCATGCGAAGTATCAGCAAACGCTGCGGTATGACGGCTGCGGGAATATATCGGCATTGTGTGGATAAAGCAGATCTCTTTGATCAAATTGTTGCTCCTGCGGTGGATCGCATAAACGCTTGGCTGGATGCACATATTGCGCGCTATGTGGATACGATGAATCAGAAGGAACACATTCAGTGGCGCGATTCCGAAATAGACATGATGCGTGAGATTATCTATCCGAACATAGAAGAATATCATCTATTGCTGGCAAAATCGCAGGGAAGCAAATACGAGCATTTCCTCCACGATCTTACAGAGGGGCAGCAAGCGCAGCTTTTAAAATATCTGCCGATGTTGAAAGCGCAAGGATACGCCGTGAAAGACATAGATTCAAAGGAACTGCATCTTCTGCTTTCGGCATATACGACCGCTCTTTTTGAACCGGTTATACATAATTACAGTTTGGAAGAAGCATTACATTGTCTGAAAGCGGTAGAGGCATTCTTTGTTCCGGGCTGGAAGCAGTTGTTCGGGTTTTAATACCTTGCATAATTGAATTAGGATAAAGTCTTACCGCCTGTCTTTGTTTATAAGAAGAGGCGATGAGGTTAAGTTAATGTTAGTTAATATTAACTATTGTTTGTTAGCTAACAAAAGGAAGTTTGCTTATGAAGGAAAAAGAAAAAAGTCCTTCGCCTATAGCGTGGGCGTTGGGACAAACAGGGGAACACAAAGATCAATATGTTCTGAGTGTTATCCTCGCAGTTATCGGCGTGGCCTTTTCCATCGCACCGTATTTTGTTGTTGTCGGCATCGTACATGGTTTGATGGGCGGAAACAAAGACCTGTCATATTATATGATACGTTGTCTGATTATTGCAGCGTTTTGGTTTTGCCGTGTACTGTTTCATGCGCTCAGTACATCGACAAGTCATAGAGCAACGTTTGCCGTGCTCGGGGAAATCCGAAAACGCTGCACGGAAAAACTGACAAGAATGCCGCTGGGTGCGGTGTTGGAGCAAAGTTCCGGGGCGCTCAAAAATACGCTCATCGAACGTATTGACAGCATTGAAACAACACTGGCGCATATCGTTCCGGAGTTCACCGCAAATTTACTGATCCCCATTATTATTTTGATCTATATTTTTACTATTGATTGGCGTATGGGGCTGGCTTCTCTTGCAACGATACCGGTTGGCTTTTTCTGTTACGGTCTTATGATGAAGGGCAGTCCTCAATTTTATCAACGCACGGTTACAGCCACAAAAGCGCTCAATGATACGGCGGTTGAATATATCGGCGGTATTCAAGTCATCAAGGTTTTCGGAAATACAAAAAGTTCCTACGACCGCTTCGTGCATGACGCGTATGAAGCCGCTCACAGCTATATCGATTGGATGCGCTCCTGTATTCTCACCTTTACATTCGCCACGGTAATCATGCCCGCCACAATGGTTTCCGTGCTCCCTATCGGCGGTCTTTTGGTGAAAAGCGGATCTCTTCCGCCGCAGAATCTGGTAACAATTATTATTCTCTCTGTCGGCATCATCACGCCGCTTATAACCTTGATGAGTTATTCGGACGACTTTCGAACGATGGGAACCATCTTCGGTGAAGTTCAAAGTATTTTGTACGCGCCGGAAATGGAGCGCCCTGTAGACGGAGCTATTCCAAAGGAAAACACGTTGAAGCTGCAGGATGTTCATTTTTCGTATAAGGAAAAGGAAGTGCTTCATGGCATTTCAATGGAAATCCCGGAGGGCAGCTTTATTGCGCTGGTCGGTCCTTCCGGCAGCGGAAAGAGTACCATTGCGCGCCTCATCGCTTCGCTTTGGGATGTGAGCAGCGGCTCAATTTTGCTGGGGGATACGGACATTCGCGAAATTCCGCAAGAGGCCTATTCGGATAAGATCGCCTTTGTCTCGCAGGACAATTATCTATTCAACATGACGGTCAGGGAAAATATCCGCATCGGGCGGGCGGATGCAACGGATGCGGAAGTTGAGGAAGCGGCAAAACACAGCGGTTGTCATGAATTTATTTTGGAGCTGGAGAATGGTTACGATACCGTGGTAGGCACTTCCGGCGGGCATCTTTCCGGCGGCGAGCGGCAGCGTATTTCCATTGCCAGAGCAATGCTGAAAGCGGCACCTATTATCATTTTGGATGAGGCAACCGCATACACCGACCCGGAGAACGAGGCGGTTATTCAGCGCTCTATCTCTAAGCTGACGGAGGGTAAGACGCTCATCGTGATTGCGCACCGGCTTTCTACGATTACCGCTGCCGATTGTATTTATGTCATTAAAGACGGCACCGTTGCAGACAGCGGAACCCATGATGAGCTTTTGTCTCATCACGGCTTATATGAAACGATGTGGAATGCACATATGGAGGTGAAAGATCATGCTTAAAGTTATTAGAAAGTTTTTTGCGTTCTGCGGTGAAGAAAACCGCCGGAAATTCATCACTTCCATTCGGCTCAATGTTATTCAGGCTCTGTTTGAGGCGCTAAAGATTCCGGCGATTGCGGTGATGATTCGGGCGCTGATGAACGGAACGGTAGACACAAAAGATATCCTGCTCTCGTTAGGGATTATGCTGATCAGCATTGCCGGATCGGGATTACTAAAATCAAAGGCTGTTATGTTACAGACCGAAGGGGGCTATGACACTTGTGCGAAAAAACGGGTGGAGATTGCGGAGCACATGCGGTATCTTCCTATGGGATACTTTAACGCCAACAGCCTCGGGCAGATTACATCTATTACAACTAACATAATGGAAAGTCTTGAAAATATTGCGACTCGTGTGGTAATGCTTGTCTGCGACGGCTTGCTTACAACCTCGCTTATTGTCATCATGCTGTTTTTCTTCGACTGGAGAATCGCCTGTGTGCTGCTCTGCGGTTTTTCGCTGTTTCTTTTTGCAAACAGCCGTCTCCGAATTGCTTCCGAAAAGGTGTCGGGAAAAAAGATACGCGCAGATGAAAGGCTGGTAGAAAAGGTTCTGGAATACTTGCAGGGTATGACCGAGGTTAAGGCTTACCGGTTGACGGGAGTTAAGAGCAAGGAATTAAATGAGGCAATCTCGGAAAACAGTAAGATCAATACCGACATGGAAACGACACTGGTGCCCCGCATAGCATTGCAGAGTTTTATTGCCAAGCTTACCGGTGTGGCAATGGTAGCTTTTTCATGCGCATTTTATTGTGCCGGAAGCATGGACGCGCTGAATGCTGTTGTCATGGTAATCTCCGCATTTATCATCTATACCAGTCTGGAAACGGCAGGACAATATTCGTCACTGCTGCGCGTGGTTGATATGAGTGTTGACCGGGCGCAGGAAATTCTGAACACGCCGCAGATGGATATATCCGGAGAAAATATTACACCGGCAGTGCGTGATATTACTGCGCAGGATATCGCGTTTTCTTATGAGAAGCGAAAGATCATTGACGGCATTTCATTGAAGATTCCGGAAAAGACCACGACGGCGATTGTCGGCCCTTCCGGCGGAGGCAAAACCACCTTGGTAAATCTGCTTGCACGGTTCTGGGATGTAGACGGAGGAACCGTTATGCTGGGCGGCCGGAATGTGAAGGATTACGATATGGATTCCTTGATGGCGAATTTCAGCTTTGTGTTCCAATCGGTTTATTTATTCCACGACACCATCGCCAACAATATCCGCTTTGGTCAGCCCGGCGCTCCGATGGAGGATGTGATTGCTGCGGCGAAAAAAGCCTGCTGCCATGACTTTATCTCAAGCCTTCCCCACGGATACGACACAGTAGTCGGTGAAGGCGGCGCAAGTCTTTCCGGCGGAGAAAAGCAGCGCATCTCCATTGCCCGCGCCATGATGAAAAATGCACCGGTCATCTTTTTGGATGAGGCAACCGCCAACGTCGATCCCGAAAACGAAAACGAGCTGATGCACGCTATCCAAGCGCTCACCGCCGAAAAGACCGTCATCATGATTGCCCATCGGCTGAAAACCGTAGAGAGAGCCGATCAGATTATCGTCGTAGACCGCGGCAAGATTGTGCAGCA is a window encoding:
- a CDS encoding SIR2 family NAD-dependent protein deacylase, which codes for MEFTNDFLPLLERLNNALSKADTVLIGAGAGLSTSAGFTYSGERFEKYFSDFRAKYGFTDMYTGSFYPFKTLEEFWAYWSRYIMINRYTDAPKPVYENLHKLTAGKNYFVLTTNVDHCFQKADFDKTRLFYTQGDYGLWQCSVPCHDKTYDNEEAVRKMVETQKDMRIPSDLIPYCPRCGKPMSMNLRSDSTFVEDEGWHRASERYGNFIAAHKNENILFLELGVGLNTPGIIKYPFWRMCADNPRSLYACINYGEALCPDEIRERSICIDGDIANVLNALEKMR
- a CDS encoding DNA/RNA non-specific endonuclease — encoded protein: MPIFIHTESLLYWQKSAECAIVLRESKMKKILFTAAPLLILLFVSFAGRPPADPAYSENGSLYLGNPSGAVRDEQNHADNYLMIKNTYALSYNNAALQPNWVSWHLDASDLGDIKRQSDFRADDELPDSWYAVKESDYGYKEYGFDRGHMCPSADRSKNVRDNSETFLMTNMVPQTPNNNRIVWRLLEEYERSLAAEGCELYIVCGQAGSGGTSDKGFFSEIPVPDSGRAIKIPSYVWKVLLVLENGTDDLKRISADTRVIAVLIPNTVECAEKKWQDYSVSVDALEALTGYDFFSAVPDEIERQLED
- the udp gene encoding uridine phosphorylase, with the translated sequence MQNYSGEVGLQYHVQIRPGDVGRYVIMPGDPKRCGKIAQYFEEPKFIADSREYVTYTGTLDGEKVSVTSTGIGGPSASIAMEELVRCGADTFIRIGTCGGMDLNVKGGDIVIATGAIRAEGTSKEYAPIEFPAVANLDVTNALIKAAKKLNAVYHAGIVQCKDAFYGQHEPETKPVSYELEQKWQAWLRMGCKASEMESAALFIVADYLRVRCGSVFSVVGNQERNKAGMDNPIVHDTDTAIRAAVEALRFLIAQDAEEKGSRQSM
- the deoC gene encoding deoxyribose-phosphate aldolase, whose product is MKANKFIDHTILKADAVEKDIIRLCAEAKEYGFYSVCVNSCWVPLAAKELKGSPVKVCSVVAFPLGAMSYAAKVFEAKNAVEQGADEIDMVINIGLLKDKKYSETENEIRAVKQAIGDRVLKVIIETCYLTDEEKRKVCQLAVSARADFVKTSTGFGTGGATVADVQLMLDTVQGNALVKASGGIRDAATAEKYLKMGVMRLGTSNGIKIVKGE
- a CDS encoding TetR/AcrR family transcriptional regulator; translation: MPRDKTANHIKIIAAAKAEFMEKGFDKSSMRSISKRCGMTAAGIYRHCVDKADLFDQIVAPAVDRINAWLDAHIARYVDTMNQKEHIQWRDSEIDMMREIIYPNIEEYHLLLAKSQGSKYEHFLHDLTEGQQAQLLKYLPMLKAQGYAVKDIDSKELHLLLSAYTTALFEPVIHNYSLEEALHCLKAVEAFFVPGWKQLFGF
- a CDS encoding alpha/beta hydrolase; this encodes MASIRYTLTKFLFKSLVRPMMKKAASDPEKFLKEQYKAQQKKKLPLSDLHKKYDFDEKTAGEIPYYAVHSRHKKSGGAGAQKKLVLYFFGGGFVMSGDAGDFDFAQDMADQTGADVWIVWYKLFPKTTGKELIESIIDVYKEALGLYDAKDIAFFGLSSGGSLCLDICTYITEQKLGLPLPGKLIPFSATIQMPPTTAQLDNMKRIAKKDAMFTAEYVEAASKMMSLCGALGFLGNSVSYSWKGFPRIAAFYGTDEIYYAELDAFKQKCEADGVALEIHIGKGMMHTWAAAGWLPEAKETRKIIYAYIKEN
- a CDS encoding flavodoxin domain-containing protein is translated as MNKTGIFYASKSGTTEAFAKQIAEKLGADVHNMKETDVDVIADYRNVILMSSNYFFGSLAEDWGSKVKLLHTVDFSKKIVAVVGVGSQERHPDSFCSGAADFFDKLRFSGARFVGSVNASGYNFTFSRMQKGQKMLGLCLDKGDAKSVEKIDAWVKDVKSAFSAS
- the rhaM gene encoding L-rhamnose mutarotase; this translates as MSFLSGQPYFMETYPVRENMEKAFKMKLKPGCKAEYKKRHDAIWPELKKAISESGVYDYSIYLDEETLTLFAVQKVKPGSNPDKQKDMEIVRKWWDMMADIMDVNPDNSPVCTDLPCMFHMD
- a CDS encoding GNAT family N-acetyltransferase gives rise to the protein MNIYFNRLTAKYKKETIDIFNYYIEHTTAAYRSEKVDYDFFNALVDENTVSAYAVMNNSNDVIGFCMLEKYKNIRTFNELGDCMYFIKPEMTGKGVGREIVSLLENDAKLHGMKKLVVDISDENEKSIAFHKKQGFIEYGRLKNCWRKFGRNIGIVYMYKDIGTAK
- a CDS encoding cytidine deaminase → MISDEDLVKEACKAREKAYVPYSRFKVGAALLTKDGKVYHGCNIENASYGLTNCAERSAFFSALSDGCRAGEFVKLAVVGQTDDVISPCGACRQVISELAGKDCQIILANLNGKIKKTVIAELLPGAFSSADL
- a CDS encoding pyridoxamine 5'-phosphate oxidase family protein gives rise to the protein MRRTDREVTDPAQIARIVEKAKIVHVGMADGGRPYVVPLHYGALFNDGILTLYLHCANEGRKLDFIKKNPQVFIEIDTDIAPISGGEIPCKYGSAYASVMGEGTAQIVENGDEKIFGLECIMKTQTDRDFTVSAQMAAAVTVLKIEVPRVTAKSRRLEAHKH